The Hydrogenophaga crocea genome contains a region encoding:
- a CDS encoding 4Fe-4S binding protein: MTTLICNCNQTMPLDPKALGAALDEDLSAHTTLCRRDAPAFQRACRSSDDLVVACTQESRLFNELSEQTEGAVALDVRPIRFVNLRETGGWGREARAATPKMAALLAAARLPDPEPVPTVTYTSAGRALIIGALDAAEALAARVADVLDVTVLAQGGRGQQAHTWPVQSGELVSLGGWLGAFDAVWRKANPIDLDLCTRCNACVAACPEGAIGLDYQIDLDKCQSHRACVQACEAVGAINFQREASEQRERFDIVVDLRAQPAFAQHAPPQGYFHLPQGLHSEAGLAAVLRLRELVGEFEKPKFFQYKQKLCAHGRNETVGCDACVQVCSALAIRSEVERQQIAVNPNLCVGCGACTTVCPTGALSYAYPRAAEQGAKLRTVLATYAKAGGQDAALLLHSQAAGSALIDALGREAQLRPKAVKGVPARVIPLPLWHTASVGLDLWLSAFAYGASQVWVLVTDEEAPQYLDALSAQMAVAQALVNGLGYSGTHFRLVRARDAATLDVQLASPPAQGVKRRAGFAVQADKRATLELALDHLLQDSAALARSAEAVALPAASPFGAVNVDKDRCTLCLSCVSACPASALLDNAERPQLRFVEKNCVQCGLCATTCPEDAITLAPRLLLSEQRKQPRVLNEAQPYGCVRCGKPFGTLKGVELMLSKLSGHAMFQGEALERLKMCGDCRVVDIYSNPGETRINDL, from the coding sequence ATGACCACGCTGATCTGCAATTGCAACCAGACCATGCCCCTGGACCCCAAGGCCCTGGGCGCGGCACTGGATGAAGACCTGAGCGCGCACACCACGCTGTGCCGGCGCGACGCGCCCGCCTTCCAGCGCGCCTGCCGCAGCAGCGACGACCTGGTGGTGGCCTGCACCCAGGAAAGCCGCCTCTTCAACGAACTGTCCGAACAGACCGAGGGCGCGGTGGCGCTGGACGTGCGGCCGATCCGCTTCGTGAACCTGCGCGAAACCGGTGGCTGGGGCCGCGAGGCCCGGGCCGCCACGCCCAAGATGGCCGCGCTGCTGGCGGCGGCGCGCCTGCCCGATCCCGAGCCGGTGCCCACCGTCACCTACACCAGCGCGGGCCGCGCGCTGATCATCGGCGCGCTCGATGCCGCCGAGGCCCTGGCTGCGCGCGTGGCCGACGTGCTCGACGTGACCGTGCTGGCCCAGGGCGGTCGCGGCCAGCAGGCCCACACCTGGCCGGTGCAGAGCGGCGAACTGGTTTCGCTCGGCGGCTGGCTCGGTGCCTTCGACGCGGTCTGGCGCAAGGCCAACCCGATCGACCTCGACCTGTGCACGCGCTGCAACGCCTGCGTCGCGGCCTGCCCCGAAGGCGCGATCGGGCTCGACTACCAGATCGACCTGGACAAGTGCCAGAGCCACCGCGCCTGCGTGCAGGCCTGCGAGGCCGTGGGCGCGATCAACTTCCAGCGTGAGGCGAGCGAGCAGCGCGAGCGTTTCGACATCGTGGTCGACCTCCGCGCGCAACCGGCCTTCGCGCAGCACGCGCCGCCGCAGGGCTACTTCCACCTGCCGCAAGGCCTGCACAGCGAGGCCGGCCTTGCGGCCGTGCTGCGCCTGCGCGAGCTGGTGGGTGAATTCGAGAAACCCAAGTTCTTCCAGTACAAGCAGAAGCTGTGCGCACACGGACGCAACGAGACCGTGGGTTGCGACGCCTGCGTGCAGGTGTGCTCGGCGCTCGCCATCCGCAGCGAGGTCGAGCGCCAGCAGATCGCGGTCAACCCCAACCTGTGCGTGGGCTGCGGCGCCTGCACCACCGTGTGCCCCACGGGTGCACTGAGCTACGCCTACCCGCGCGCGGCGGAGCAGGGCGCCAAGCTGCGCACCGTGCTCGCCACCTACGCCAAGGCCGGCGGCCAGGACGCGGCGCTGCTGCTGCACAGCCAGGCCGCGGGCAGCGCACTCATCGACGCGCTGGGCCGCGAGGCGCAGCTGCGGCCCAAGGCCGTCAAGGGCGTGCCCGCGCGTGTGATCCCGCTGCCGCTGTGGCACACCGCTTCGGTGGGCCTCGATCTGTGGCTCAGCGCCTTTGCCTACGGCGCATCGCAGGTGTGGGTGCTGGTCACCGACGAAGAAGCGCCGCAGTACCTCGACGCGCTCAGCGCGCAGATGGCCGTGGCGCAGGCGCTGGTGAACGGCCTGGGTTACAGCGGCACCCATTTCCGCCTGGTGCGCGCGCGCGATGCGGCCACGCTCGACGTGCAGCTCGCCTCGCCGCCCGCGCAGGGCGTGAAGCGCCGCGCGGGCTTCGCGGTGCAGGCCGACAAACGCGCCACGCTCGAACTCGCGCTCGATCACCTGCTGCAGGACAGCGCGGCGCTCGCGCGCAGCGCCGAGGCCGTCGCGCTGCCCGCGGCCTCGCCGTTCGGCGCGGTGAACGTGGACAAGGACCGCTGCACGCTGTGCCTGAGCTGCGTGAGCGCCTGCCCCGCGAGCGCGCTGCTCGACAACGCCGAGCGCCCGCAGCTGCGCTTCGTCGAGAAGAACTGCGTGCAGTGCGGCCTGTGCGCCACCACCTGCCCCGAAGACGCGATCACGCTCGCGCCGCGCCTGCTGCTCAGCGAGCAGCGCAAGCAGCCGCGCGTGCTCAACGAAGCCCAGCCCTATGGCTGCGTGCGCTGCGGCAAACCGTTCGGCACGCTCAAGGGCGTGGAGCTCATGCTGTCCAAGCTCTCGGGCCACGCCATGTTCCAGGGCGAAGCGCTCGAGCGCCTCAAGATGTGCGGCGACTGCCGCGTCGTGGACATCTATTCCAACCCGGGCGAAACCCGCATCAACGACCTCTGA
- a CDS encoding TorD/DmsD family molecular chaperone, with translation MMERIPVSSTLDEETARAEVYGLLAALYYAPPSAELMSQLRVAVTEAPAAGAFLEESWRGVVAAARELTDAQVVSEFDELFGGVGKPEVMLFGSHYLSGFLNEKPLAQLRSDLAELGLARDESMPETEDHVAYVCEVMRYLIAGDDVAVANLTRQRAFFAAHVQTWVPQLCDALAAHPKARFYAALAGFTNAFIGVEAQGFDMLV, from the coding sequence ATGATGGAGCGCATCCCCGTTTCCTCCACGCTCGACGAAGAGACCGCGCGGGCCGAGGTCTATGGCCTGCTGGCCGCGCTGTATTACGCGCCGCCCTCGGCCGAGCTGATGTCGCAGCTGCGCGTGGCCGTCACCGAAGCGCCCGCGGCCGGCGCCTTCCTTGAAGAATCGTGGCGCGGCGTGGTGGCCGCGGCGCGCGAGCTCACCGACGCGCAGGTGGTCAGCGAGTTCGACGAGCTCTTCGGCGGCGTGGGCAAGCCCGAGGTGATGCTGTTCGGCTCGCACTACCTGAGCGGCTTCCTCAACGAGAAACCGCTGGCGCAACTGCGCAGCGACCTCGCCGAACTCGGCCTGGCGCGCGACGAGTCCATGCCCGAGACCGAGGACCACGTGGCCTACGTGTGCGAGGTCATGCGCTACCTGATCGCGGGCGACGACGTGGCCGTGGCCAACCTCACGCGCCAGCGCGCCTTCTTCGCGGCCCACGTGCAGACCTGGGTGCCGCAGCTGTGCGACGCGCTGGCCGCCCACCCGAAGGCGCGCTTCTATGCGGCGCTCGCGGGCTTCACCAACGCATTCATCGGCGTCGAGGCCCAGGGCTTCGACATGCTGGTCTGA
- a CDS encoding DUF1330 domain-containing protein: MPKAYWVARVDVDDVERYKAYIAANAEPLHAYGAKFLVRGGRFECPEGSSRSRNVVIEFPSFEQAKACYESPGYQAAVALRAPVSVIDLVIVEGYDGPQP; encoded by the coding sequence ATGCCCAAGGCTTACTGGGTGGCGCGCGTGGACGTGGACGACGTCGAACGCTACAAGGCCTACATCGCGGCCAACGCCGAGCCGCTCCATGCCTACGGGGCGAAGTTTCTCGTGCGCGGCGGCCGCTTCGAGTGCCCCGAAGGCAGCAGCCGCAGCCGCAACGTGGTGATCGAGTTTCCCTCGTTCGAACAGGCCAAGGCCTGCTACGAATCGCCCGGCTACCAGGCCGCGGTGGCGCTGCGCGCGCCGGTGTCGGTGATCGACCTGGTGATCGTCGAAGGCTACGACGGCCCGCAGCCCTGA